In Pirellulales bacterium, the genomic window CTATTTTGTATCCGACCAACCTGGCTCGATGCAGCACCCGGATGACGATGACGCCGTGGCGGCGCTGCACCTGGTCCACGCACATGGCAGCATCTACCGCTACCTGTTGCTCAACAGCCCCGATCAGATCAGCGAATACGCCCAGCGCAACCAGGCGCTGCTGCCAGAGTATTTCCGCAAACACCTGGTCCTGATCGTCGGCTATGGCGGTTGGGACGATGCGATCACGCGTGCGCTGGAAAACGTCGCTCAATTCGACCACAACCTTTACTGGTGCGACCGAGGTTCTACCGTCGCGTCGAGCGGGCTGTCGAACATCGCCACACGCGTGCTGGCGAAGCACAGTAACGCCTTCTACGTGCCGATCGAGGATGCCGACCTGTTGATGCTGGAGCTGCACCAGGCGGTGACCGGGCATACCCTGCCGCGACTCTTCCGCGAACCGATCACCGTGCTGAACGATCAATTGCAGCGTTGCGATCTCAGTTCGATGAAGCTGTCACGCGCGGAAGGGTCGAAAGCCGCCGATGACGTTTGTTCCTCGGGCGCCGAAAAAGAAGATGGAGCTGGAGAAGATCGGTCAACCGATTCAACCGACTTACGCGCCCGCGGTGCGCCGGCGTCGGGTTCAGGGTTCGAGCCGCTCGACCTCGGTGGACAAGTCAAGGACATCTTGCGACGCTTAGAGCGAGCCGACCGTCTATTCAAGGGCGTAACGGACGAGGCGGGGGCAGAGACGGCAAGATTGAGGGCCCAAGTCGACCAGAGGATTACGCTCGCGAGCGACCTATATTTCAGCAATAGGTACGCGGACGCGTTGCCCCATTTTGATTTCGTCATCTCGAATGAGCATGTGCTCGACGTTTCGGAGCGGGCGCGGGCCCATTTTTTCCGCGGCTATGCCTGCGGGCAGCGCGGAGAGGCGGGCGATTGGGAGCGTGCGATCGCCGACTACACGGCAGTCATCGACATGCCAGAGGCCCCCGCGGAGCAATGGGCACTCGCCCGCGTGAATCGCGGTATTACTTACTCAAAGCGCGGAGAGGCGGGAGATGTCGAGCTTGAGATCGCCGACTACACGGCCGTCATCGAGACGCCGATTGCCCCCACCGAGCAGCAGGCAAAGGCCCGCTTGTATCGCGGTATTACCTACAGGCAGCGTGGTGAGGCGGGCGATCTAGAGCTCAGGATTGCTGATTACACGGCCGTCATCGAGATGCCGGACGCCACCGCAGAGCAACGGGCAATAGCTCACTTGAATCGCGGCTTTGCCTACGGCGAGCGTGGTGGGGTGGGCGATATTGAGCGAGAGATCGCGGATTACACGGCCGTCATCGAGATGCCCGAGGCCCCCGCCGAGCAACGGGCGAAAGCCGGCGTGAATCGCGGTCTTACCTACTGGGAGCGAGGCGACGCGGGCGATAAAGAGCGTGCAATCGCGGATTACACGGCCGTCATCGAAATGCCGGAGGCCCCCGCCGAGCAACGGGCAAAGGCCCGCGTGAATCGCGGCCATTCCTACGGGCAGCGTGGCGAGGCGGGCGATCTCGCGCGTGCGATTGCCGACAACACGGCCGTTCTCGAAATGGTTTCAGTCCCTTCGCCGTTCAAGCGGGTTGCACAGCGACGCCTCGACGAACTCAAGCAGCGTTCCTAGCAGCCACTTCGCGTCTCGAGGCGCCAAGAAAAACGCTCCAAGCTCCCCGGGGGGAAATCCTCTTCGCAACCATGCTCTCTGTTGCGAAGGCTGTACAGGATTGCGCCCCTGTGCTTGTTGAATCAGAGACCCTTTCAGCATCATCGCTGCTTTCGTCGTGGCACTGCGTGTCGACCGCAGGCCCAGGCCGCTGTGTTTGGTCTTGACCTAGGCGCAGATCATGTGATTCGATGACCAACATTCGAAGCGGCGTCGAAGCCACGGCGTGTCCCATCCGCAAAACCAGCCGCCAACCGCCGCCGGTTCATCGAGACAGCAGTACTTTGACGAATTGTTCCCGACCGCCGGTTCAAAGCCTTCGGCGCAGCCCGCCAACACGCGGTTGGACAAATACGCGTCGATCTCCCTCTTGCTCTCCCCCCCCCTTTTCCGGCCGCCTCGGCTTCCGGCAGGGTTTTCAACCCCGTGGGGTTGCTGTACAGCAGCGGGTTGTTGCCCGAGTACGCGTCGAGGTTTGTCCCGCCGCCGCCGAAGCCCAGTGGATTCTGGCTGATGAACCGGCCGATCGTTGGATCGTAGAATCGGGCTGAATCCACAGCTCCTGCCGCTCTTGCTGCGCCTGCAAACCGTTGCGTCGCTCCGATTCTTTCGATAGCTTGGCCAACATAGCCGACGGGGCGACGCGGGGCGGACCTGAACTCTTTTCTGGCCAGATACTCGCGAGGTGATGCCATGCTTCGTTGGGCGCTTATCTTTCTGGTCGTCGCGCTCGTGGCAGCAGTCTTTGGTTTTGGGGGGATCGCCGCAGATGCCGCGTGGATCGCCAAGATCCTCTTCGTGGTCTTTTTGATCTTGTTCGTGGTGTCCCTGGTGATGGGGAGAAAAGGTCCGGGCGCCTGAATGGCCTTAAGACTTGTTCCGTGGCGGTTGTGGTCGGCCTAACCACCGGTCACGCTTCATTCATTCTTTGCTCGGCGAGTCATCGCCAAGAGGTTTCGCAGCATTGCGGCTACGTGCGCAATATTGCGCAGGCCGGCTGATGAAGGTGTGCCGTCCGCAGTGGATCGTGAGCGTGCCCAGCCGCCCGTGCCTCAGGCCTTCCCCCTTCAAAGCGAACCACGTTGAACGTGAACATCGCAACCGGGCACGAGCCCAAAAAGGATGTTGGCAATGATGCGGATGGGCCACACGAAGGGGCAGCACATTGAGAAGCTGCCCCAGGCGGACGTAACATTGTTTGAGGGCCGAGCTTTCCGAGGTCGATTAGACGCGGACGATCAGGCCGCTGCTTAAGGATCCCGGTTGGCAAGACGCACCTACGCGACAGCGGTGTTTTGTTGCCTAATCTACAGCTTCATGTTCAGTCGAATGCCAGCGACGACGGCCCCATCCCAGTCGGTCAGACCTCCCAACGCGACGGGAGTGTCTTTTTGCACAAAACGCTGGATAGCTTGCCCGCC contains:
- a CDS encoding SIR2 family protein, with amino-acid sequence MAAKSISASQLIERIATRLQSAGDNRPCCTLIMGSGCSVPLIPTTRQIVHDDLPWWLMCRAKDVSSPSLKDFEQDRADGFKPQRESFAKEFWKRAVASSELGRAITLGDDGLPVKDCIAEAYKFVLSADCGCGLSTPDEVRRYFAAMVARIGNRLNPAHLLLASLVAEQPRLFGTIFTTNFDPLLQRAMQLMNVPYFVSDQPGSMQHPDDDDAVAALHLVHAHGSIYRYLLLNSPDQISEYAQRNQALLPEYFRKHLVLIVGYGGWDDAITRALENVAQFDHNLYWCDRGSTVASSGLSNIATRVLAKHSNAFYVPIEDADLLMLELHQAVTGHTLPRLFREPITVLNDQLQRCDLSSMKLSRAEGSKAADDVCSSGAEKEDGAGEDRSTDSTDLRARGAPASGSGFEPLDLGGQVKDILRRLERADRLFKGVTDEAGAETARLRAQVDQRITLASDLYFSNRYADALPHFDFVISNEHVLDVSERARAHFFRGYACGQRGEAGDWERAIADYTAVIDMPEAPAEQWALARVNRGITYSKRGEAGDVELEIADYTAVIETPIAPTEQQAKARLYRGITYRQRGEAGDLELRIADYTAVIEMPDATAEQRAIAHLNRGFAYGERGGVGDIEREIADYTAVIEMPEAPAEQRAKAGVNRGLTYWERGDAGDKERAIADYTAVIEMPEAPAEQRAKARVNRGHSYGQRGEAGDLARAIADNTAVLEMVSVPSPFKRVAQRRLDELKQRS
- a CDS encoding DUF1328 domain-containing protein, which encodes MLRWALIFLVVALVAAVFGFGGIAADAAWIAKILFVVFLILFVVSLVMGRKGPGA